A region of Moorena sp. SIOASIH DNA encodes the following proteins:
- a CDS encoding dihydrofolate reductase family protein: MTNYVYIATSLDGFIATIDGGLDWLEEIPNPEQSDYGYAEFMKSIDAIVIGRKTFDKVLSFGEWVYHKPVFLLSNSLTKLPEQNFGKAEIVRGDIKKIINQLNQKGYTNLYIDGGRVIQSFLQEDLVDEMIITRVPILLGKGVPLFGTLEQHLKFRHKKTEIYNDTLVKSYYIRDTNRGDNR; this comes from the coding sequence ATGACAAATTATGTTTATATAGCAACAAGCTTAGATGGATTTATCGCTACAATTGATGGCGGATTAGATTGGCTAGAAGAAATACCTAACCCCGAACAAAGTGATTATGGATATGCTGAGTTTATGAAAAGCATAGATGCCATAGTGATAGGAAGAAAAACCTTTGATAAAGTTTTAAGTTTTGGTGAATGGGTTTATCATAAACCCGTTTTTTTATTAAGCAATAGTTTAACGAAACTTCCAGAACAAAATTTTGGTAAAGCAGAAATTGTTCGTGGAGATATAAAAAAAATAATTAATCAGTTGAATCAAAAGGGATATACAAATCTTTACATAGATGGAGGTAGAGTCATACAAAGTTTTCTTCAAGAAGACCTTGTTGATGAAATGATTATTACTCGCGTTCCAATTCTTTTGGGAAAAGGCGTTCCTTTATTTGGGACGCTAGAACAACATCTTAAATTCCGACACAAAAAAACTGAAATATATAATGATACTTTGGTCAAAAGCTACTATATAAGAGACACAAACCGGGGAGATAACAGATAA
- a CDS encoding FAD-dependent oxidoreductase, with protein MPRTKIPFHISPKEQQKIAIIGAGAMGISIASILARLELAEVTIFEAESKPFNSKSASTNNTGVLHHFIYGGHRNTLEMLFKQTVLFRKLMPDYIFGDSQINYLVPNEPNNTAINREGVTFKEVAIFLRDVYKKYLIKHPYDNFFGKPEEIAEIIDEESIKYFLPSLGLSTNQEKNWVDKSTKRTFYGAVKVKQPVLNMGEYCTHMINLIGLLINNNFLSFKGNTRVKSIWINDHEFELEIKNSNQLYFDTVINAGYGGGLEIPSPSLQGEIQKEGNIAKLKVYGLYKISEGLKSQIPGLAESFSSTILIRGQYGGIIKVGYDFIAMFYSPEYNQAELHFPIDTNSNQFYEQWHKNLPQIMGRSEKEMMKAIKDGISRWIPWAKELEDVKLKKAVQVYPGRQPANDLEAAKRDDEPVRYRYKHQNGGRYIHITGSKLTSIPYNAFKIVREILSTYIAKGILTQEQVNQHIAIDESHEITISPQMEYALGKDLPQMDSSEREKIIQEWNVY; from the coding sequence ATGCCAAGAACGAAAATACCATTCCATATATCTCCAAAAGAGCAACAAAAAATAGCAATTATTGGCGCGGGTGCTATGGGTATATCAATAGCATCTATTCTCGCTAGATTAGAACTGGCTGAAGTGACCATTTTTGAAGCAGAATCAAAACCCTTTAATAGTAAAAGTGCTTCGACTAACAACACAGGTGTTTTGCATCACTTTATTTATGGAGGACACAGAAATACCTTAGAAATGTTGTTTAAGCAAACTGTTTTATTTAGAAAGCTAATGCCCGACTATATTTTTGGGGATAGTCAGATAAATTACTTGGTTCCAAATGAGCCAAATAATACGGCAATAAATCGAGAAGGAGTAACATTCAAAGAAGTAGCTATTTTTCTGAGAGATGTTTATAAAAAATATTTAATAAAACACCCATATGATAATTTTTTTGGCAAACCAGAAGAAATAGCAGAAATAATAGATGAAGAGAGTATCAAGTATTTTTTACCTAGTCTAGGTTTATCGACAAATCAAGAAAAAAATTGGGTTGATAAAAGCACAAAAAGAACTTTTTATGGAGCAGTTAAAGTTAAACAGCCTGTGTTAAATATGGGGGAATATTGTACTCATATGATTAACTTAATTGGCTTGTTAATCAATAATAATTTCTTGAGTTTTAAAGGTAATACTAGAGTCAAAAGTATTTGGATAAATGACCATGAATTTGAGTTAGAAATAAAAAACAGTAACCAACTTTATTTTGATACCGTAATCAATGCTGGTTATGGTGGAGGCTTAGAAATTCCTAGTCCATCCCTTCAAGGTGAAATACAGAAAGAGGGGAATATAGCTAAGCTTAAAGTATATGGATTATATAAGATTTCTGAAGGGCTTAAATCACAAATACCAGGACTGGCAGAAAGTTTTTCAAGTACTATACTGATCCGAGGTCAATACGGAGGAATTATTAAAGTTGGTTATGATTTTATTGCCATGTTTTATAGCCCAGAATATAACCAAGCAGAATTACACTTTCCTATAGATACAAATTCTAATCAGTTTTATGAACAATGGCATAAGAATTTGCCCCAGATAATGGGAAGGAGTGAAAAAGAGATGATGAAAGCCATCAAAGATGGTATTTCTAGGTGGATTCCTTGGGCTAAAGAACTTGAAGATGTAAAGCTTAAGAAAGCCGTTCAAGTTTATCCAGGTCGCCAACCTGCTAATGATTTAGAGGCGGCTAAACGAGATGATGAGCCGGTTCGCTATAGGTATAAACATCAAAATGGGGGGAGGTATATCCACATTACTGGGTCAAAATTGACATCAATTCCCTATAATGCTTTTAAGATTGTCCGAGAAATATTATCAACATATATAGCCAAAGGGATTTTAACCCAAGAGCAAGTTAATCAACACATAGCCATAGACGAAAGTCATGAAATAACTATTTCACCGCAAATGGAATACGCACTTGGGAAAGATTTACCTCAAATGGACAGTTCAGAAAGAGAAAAAATTATACAAGAGTGGAATGTCTACTAA
- a CDS encoding DUF4212 domain-containing protein, which translates to MNQNKRQAYWRANIALIRNLLIVWAFVSVVCSILLVTLLNNVSVGNIPLGFWMAQQGSIFTFVVLIFIYAIQMDKIDRKYKK; encoded by the coding sequence ATGAACCAAAACAAGCGTCAGGCATACTGGCGTGCCAACATCGCATTAATTCGGAATCTCTTAATTGTTTGGGCATTCGTATCGGTTGTATGTAGCATTCTGCTCGTAACATTACTAAACAATGTCAGTGTAGGGAATATTCCCCTAGGCTTCTGGATGGCACAACAAGGTAGTATTTTTACCTTTGTCGTTTTAATTTTTATCTACGCTATACAGATGGATAAAATTGACCGTAAATACAAAAAGTAA
- a CDS encoding AI-2E family transporter codes for MLRLKISLANLLLIVATGLTIVLLWQLRALLVVLMIAVVLASTLAPIIDSAEKLRIPRWLAVILVYLGLIAGLTGIGLVIGPTVAQQIQRLFRKLPAYLEVLTSLLDALAIRLGMTELALSKMFDAGTVTSWVISSSQKLLVQSYGLTRSLFGGVFTVILATLLSGYMLAGSEQLIKGGVSLFPKPWDEKLAAQVKPVSQRMGGYIQGRVVVSGILGMAITVGLKFLGLSEFALGLGVIAGVTNLIPFFGPVLGAIPALIVAIAQGGWTFSWVLLLFVIIQNLETYILDPLLVGSSVRVHPLYQLLAVLGGAKVLGILGALIVPPWVAGAALVLENLYLKPKLEAEQNAATISAASESDASNALSFNG; via the coding sequence ATGCTACGCCTTAAAATCTCCTTAGCTAATTTACTGCTGATTGTTGCTACTGGCTTGACAATCGTCCTGCTGTGGCAACTGAGAGCTTTGCTAGTAGTACTGATGATTGCAGTAGTGCTCGCATCTACTCTAGCACCAATTATTGATAGTGCTGAAAAGTTAAGGATTCCCCGCTGGCTAGCGGTTATTCTGGTTTATTTAGGCTTAATCGCTGGTTTGACAGGGATCGGCTTAGTGATTGGACCAACAGTAGCTCAGCAAATTCAGCGTTTATTTCGAAAACTGCCAGCGTATTTGGAGGTTTTAACCTCTTTGTTAGATGCTTTAGCGATTCGCCTAGGGATGACTGAACTGGCTCTGAGTAAAATGTTTGATGCTGGGACGGTTACATCTTGGGTGATTAGTTCCTCTCAGAAGTTGCTAGTGCAGTCCTATGGATTGACAAGGAGTCTTTTTGGTGGAGTATTTACCGTAATTCTGGCAACACTGCTGTCTGGTTATATGTTAGCTGGCTCTGAACAATTAATTAAAGGGGGGGTAAGTTTGTTTCCCAAACCCTGGGATGAAAAATTGGCAGCCCAGGTCAAGCCAGTCAGCCAACGGATGGGGGGTTACATCCAGGGGCGAGTGGTGGTTTCAGGAATTTTAGGCATGGCGATTACTGTTGGTTTAAAATTTTTGGGACTGTCAGAGTTTGCCTTGGGTTTGGGTGTGATTGCTGGGGTCACCAATTTGATTCCCTTTTTTGGTCCGGTTTTAGGAGCAATTCCAGCATTGATTGTGGCAATTGCTCAAGGGGGATGGACTTTCTCCTGGGTATTGCTACTATTTGTGATTATTCAGAATCTGGAAACCTATATTCTTGACCCCCTACTGGTGGGGTCTTCTGTGAGAGTTCACCCCTTATATCAGTTGTTGGCAGTGCTAGGTGGTGCAAAGGTTTTGGGGATTCTTGGTGCTTTGATTGTTCCGCCTTGGGTAGCTGGTGCAGCTCTGGTACTAGAAAATTTGTACTTGAAGCCGAAACTGGAGGCGGAACAAAATGCTGCTACTATCTCGGCAGCTTCTGAGTCAGATGCCTCAAATGCTCTTTCTTTCAACGGATAG
- a CDS encoding sodium:solute symporter family protein has protein sequence MTVEAWTSVLVIISFILYLYIGWRSRVRDSKGFFVADQGVPAVANGAATAADWMSAASFISMAGLISFLGYDGSIYLMGWTGGYVLLALLLAPYLRKFGKYTVPDFVGDRYYSNVARLVAVIAAIFVSLTYVAGQMRGVGIVFSRFLQVDIGQGVVIGMVIVAFFAVLGGMKGITWTQVAQYGVLIVAYLIPAIAIATLLTDNPIPQLGFTFSDIIPKLNQIQVDLGFQEYTQPFANKSMLDVLFITIALMVGTAGLPHVIVRFYTVRNARAARYSAGWALLFIAILYTTAPAVAAFARYNLIDSLHNHTIEEVRQLDWATKWENTGLLAFDDKNGNGKIELKPDKDTNEIKIDRDIIVLSTPEVAKLAPWVIALVAAGGLAAALSTASGLLLVISSSIAHDVYYRIVNPRASESQRLMVGRIMVIAAIAIAGYFGINPPGFVAQVVAFAFGLAAASFFPVILLGVFDKRTNREGAIAGMVVGLIFTTVYIIGVKFYSMTPWFFGISPEGIGTVGMMLNFIVTVVVSRLTPPPPAEIQEMVEMLRTPGDAPPALHDVGEEELD, from the coding sequence ATGACAGTTGAAGCTTGGACCAGTGTATTGGTCATTATTTCCTTTATTCTCTACCTTTACATTGGTTGGCGCTCTCGGGTGCGCGATAGTAAAGGCTTTTTTGTAGCAGATCAGGGTGTTCCCGCTGTTGCTAATGGTGCTGCTACAGCGGCGGATTGGATGTCTGCTGCTTCCTTTATTTCTATGGCAGGGCTAATCTCTTTCTTAGGATATGATGGCTCAATTTACCTGATGGGCTGGACAGGAGGATATGTCCTACTAGCGCTATTGTTAGCCCCTTACCTGCGGAAGTTTGGAAAATACACAGTACCGGACTTTGTAGGAGACCGCTATTACTCCAATGTTGCTCGGTTGGTAGCAGTAATTGCTGCGATTTTTGTATCCTTAACCTATGTCGCAGGACAGATGCGAGGGGTAGGTATTGTATTTAGCCGCTTTCTGCAAGTGGATATCGGTCAGGGTGTAGTGATTGGCATGGTAATTGTGGCATTTTTTGCCGTGCTGGGGGGGATGAAAGGAATTACCTGGACTCAAGTGGCCCAGTATGGCGTGTTGATTGTGGCTTACCTGATTCCAGCGATTGCGATCGCAACTCTCCTGACCGACAACCCGATTCCCCAGCTAGGATTCACCTTCAGTGACATTATCCCGAAACTCAATCAAATTCAGGTAGATCTAGGTTTCCAGGAATACACTCAACCCTTTGCCAACAAGTCCATGCTGGATGTCTTATTTATCACCATCGCCTTGATGGTTGGTACTGCTGGACTTCCCCATGTGATTGTACGCTTTTACACCGTACGCAATGCTAGAGCTGCTCGTTATTCCGCTGGCTGGGCGCTATTATTCATTGCCATACTCTACACCACAGCTCCCGCCGTTGCTGCCTTTGCCCGCTATAACCTGATTGATAGCCTCCATAACCATACCATTGAGGAAGTGCGTCAGCTCGACTGGGCAACCAAATGGGAAAATACTGGTTTATTGGCGTTTGACGATAAAAACGGCAATGGCAAGATTGAGCTGAAACCGGACAAAGATACCAATGAAATTAAGATTGACCGAGATATCATTGTACTCTCCACACCAGAGGTAGCCAAACTTGCTCCTTGGGTGATTGCCCTAGTAGCAGCAGGAGGACTAGCCGCAGCTCTATCCACTGCATCAGGATTACTGCTAGTGATTTCTAGCTCAATTGCCCACGATGTCTACTACCGCATCGTTAATCCTAGGGCGTCAGAGTCCCAACGATTGATGGTAGGTCGAATTATGGTAATTGCTGCCATTGCCATTGCCGGTTACTTTGGTATCAATCCCCCTGGATTTGTAGCCCAAGTAGTAGCCTTTGCCTTTGGTTTAGCCGCTGCCAGCTTTTTCCCAGTGATTCTGTTAGGGGTATTTGATAAGCGAACCAACCGAGAAGGGGCAATTGCTGGCATGGTGGTAGGGTTAATTTTTACCACCGTTTACATCATTGGGGTGAAGTTCTATAGTATGACACCCTGGTTTTTCGGTATTTCCCCTGAGGGGATTGGTACCGTAGGGATGATGCTTAATTTCATCGTGACTGTAGTGGTTTCTCGCCTGACACCCCCACCTCCAGCAGAAATTCAGGAGATGGTGGAAATGTTGCGAACACCCGGTGATGCTCCTCCAGCCCTTCATGATGTGGGAGAAGAGGAGTTAGATTGA
- a CDS encoding GTP-binding protein: MQTLPTESPSGQGMEAPKQGLPVTIITGFLGSGKTTLLNHILSNQEGVKTAVLVNEFGEIGIDNELIINTDDNMVALNNGCICCTINDDLIEAVYNVLEHPEKLDYLVVETTGLADPLPVALTFLGTELRDMTRLDSIVTMVDSENFSLDLFNSEAASSQIAYGDIIILNKIDLVDQANVDHLETRIRDMKTDARILRTTKAQVPIPLILSVGLFESDKYFDSKTSDHDHDHHHHHDHHHHHDHDHHHHDHHDHHDHHDHHDHDHAHHHHSHHLENDGFTSLSFESDKPLGLRKFQDFLDNKLPSNVFRAKGILWFDQSPHRHIFHLSGKRFSIEDDEWKGEPKNQLVLIGQDLDHDTLREQLNQCISSESTNTGTGIW; the protein is encoded by the coding sequence ATGCAAACCTTACCGACTGAATCCCCATCTGGTCAAGGGATGGAAGCCCCGAAACAAGGCTTACCCGTTACCATTATTACTGGTTTCCTGGGTAGCGGCAAAACCACCCTCCTTAACCATATCTTAAGTAATCAAGAAGGCGTCAAAACAGCGGTCCTTGTTAATGAGTTTGGTGAAATTGGTATTGATAATGAGCTGATTATCAATACTGATGATAATATGGTCGCCCTGAATAATGGCTGTATCTGCTGCACCATTAATGATGATTTAATTGAAGCAGTTTACAACGTATTGGAGCATCCAGAAAAGCTGGATTATTTAGTGGTGGAAACCACCGGATTAGCTGACCCCTTACCAGTGGCGCTAACCTTTTTGGGCACAGAATTGCGAGATATGACTCGTCTTGATTCTATTGTCACTATGGTAGATTCAGAAAACTTTAGTCTCGATCTATTTAATAGTGAAGCGGCAAGTAGTCAGATTGCTTATGGGGATATTATTATCCTCAACAAAATTGACTTGGTAGATCAAGCCAATGTAGACCACTTGGAAACCCGGATCAGAGATATGAAAACTGATGCCAGGATTTTGAGAACGACTAAAGCCCAAGTACCAATTCCTTTAATTCTCAGTGTTGGTCTCTTTGAGTCCGATAAGTATTTCGACAGCAAAACATCAGATCATGATCATGACCATCATCACCATCATGATCACCATCATCACCATGATCATGATCATCACCACCATGACCATCATGACCATCATGACCATCATGACCATCATGATCATGATCACGCTCATCACCATCACTCCCATCACCTAGAAAATGACGGATTCACTTCCCTTTCTTTCGAGAGTGACAAGCCCCTAGGGCTTCGGAAGTTTCAGGATTTCCTAGACAATAAGTTACCCTCTAATGTGTTCCGCGCTAAGGGAATTCTCTGGTTTGATCAAAGTCCTCACCGTCACATATTCCACCTCAGTGGTAAGCGTTTCTCTATTGAAGATGATGAGTGGAAAGGTGAACCAAAAAATCAATTAGTGCTGATTGGACAAGATTTAGATCATGATACATTACGTGAACAATTAAACCAGTGTATCTCTTCAGAGTCTACCAATACAGGGACGGGGATTTGGTAA
- a CDS encoding methyltransferase, which produces MSISDKNQELEILTCDDKLLWDTWLSMFHFPTLTVADELGLFSLLDQAPATAQEVARNLSLGSRATEGLLGVMASLGYLVQLNGKFHLTQVSQTFLLPHSPYYWGGILHFIRENPLSHSSLLEAFQNDRANIYKKKDVWETHEVDEEKAKAFTRHMHSQTVSPAIGAASKGDFSNVKHLLDVGGGSGAFCFALAQRYPQIHCTILELPTICKIAKKYIAEAGLSDRVDTCVGDFFKDPFPAGYDAVLFSNIFHDWGWEKCLYLAKQSFEALPNGGRIYLHEILLADTKDSPLIATSFSLCLFWVTEGKQFSAAELEQLLQEAGFEEILIVQTYGYYSLVSARKP; this is translated from the coding sequence ATGTCAATCTCAGATAAAAATCAGGAACTAGAAATATTAACTTGTGATGATAAACTACTTTGGGATACATGGTTGTCAATGTTCCACTTTCCCACACTTACCGTCGCTGACGAACTAGGGCTTTTCTCTCTATTAGATCAAGCACCTGCAACCGCTCAAGAGGTAGCAAGAAACTTGTCTTTGGGGTCTCGTGCTACCGAAGGGCTTTTGGGAGTAATGGCATCACTAGGTTATCTTGTGCAGCTCAATGGAAAATTCCACCTTACCCAGGTATCACAAACTTTTTTACTCCCTCATAGTCCTTATTACTGGGGCGGCATACTACATTTCATACGAGAAAATCCTCTATCCCATTCCTCTCTCCTAGAAGCTTTTCAGAATGATAGGGCTAACATTTACAAGAAGAAGGATGTTTGGGAAACCCATGAAGTAGACGAAGAAAAAGCTAAAGCTTTTACCAGGCATATGCACAGTCAAACCGTTTCTCCTGCGATTGGTGCTGCAAGTAAAGGTGACTTTTCTAATGTAAAACATCTTCTTGATGTAGGAGGGGGTTCTGGTGCTTTTTGTTTTGCCTTAGCTCAGCGTTACCCTCAAATTCACTGCACTATTTTAGAATTACCAACAATATGCAAGATAGCCAAAAAATACATAGCAGAAGCTGGATTATCTGACCGAGTAGATACATGTGTGGGGGATTTTTTCAAAGACCCTTTTCCTGCTGGCTACGATGCCGTTTTATTCAGTAATATTTTTCACGACTGGGGATGGGAAAAATGTTTATACTTAGCCAAGCAAAGTTTTGAGGCCTTACCCAATGGAGGTCGAATTTATTTACATGAAATACTACTAGCAGATACTAAAGACAGTCCCCTAATTGCTACTTCATTTTCCCTGTGCCTATTTTGGGTTACTGAGGGTAAGCAATTTAGTGCAGCGGAGCTTGAGCAACTTTTGCAAGAAGCTGGGTTTGAAGAAATATTAATAGTTCAAACTTACGGTTATTACTCACTTGTTAGCGCTAGAAAACCATAA
- a CDS encoding sulfotransferase domain-containing protein, protein MADYKQALVKDGKNPQGLIVFPAFITQKEMDALKDFRVGDRDTFVVAYPKSGTTWMEQIVHLLANNGEQGDKVLSEAVPWLEGAATRYGGLENLIKTPGDRRYFHTHLPFSLMPMFGETKAKYIYVARNPKDNAVSYYYHALSKMGYEGSWSEFITLYREGKVAYGSIFDHVFDWWKASQHSDNVMFVKYEDMKKDLAQVVTDVASFIDIPLTSDLLDTVVAASDFSAMAINPKANLDWVPQREGIPKHMRKGIVGDWKNHFSSEETSIFDALYQSRMVQFGLEFDFELTYKNLEFRI, encoded by the coding sequence ATGGCAGACTATAAGCAAGCACTGGTTAAAGACGGTAAGAATCCACAAGGTCTAATTGTCTTTCCAGCTTTCATTACCCAGAAGGAAATGGATGCCCTTAAGGACTTTAGAGTGGGGGATCGGGATACCTTTGTTGTCGCCTATCCTAAATCTGGTACAACATGGATGGAGCAGATTGTTCACTTGCTTGCTAACAATGGAGAGCAAGGGGACAAAGTATTGAGTGAAGCAGTGCCTTGGTTAGAAGGTGCAGCAACTCGTTATGGAGGTTTAGAGAATCTGATTAAAACTCCTGGCGATCGCCGTTACTTTCACACTCATTTACCCTTTTCTTTGATGCCAATGTTTGGCGAAACTAAAGCAAAGTATATTTATGTTGCTCGCAATCCTAAGGATAATGCTGTTTCTTATTATTATCATGCATTGAGCAAAATGGGATACGAGGGGAGTTGGAGCGAATTTATTACGCTATATCGTGAAGGCAAGGTTGCCTATGGCTCAATATTTGATCATGTATTTGACTGGTGGAAAGCGAGCCAACATTCAGATAATGTCATGTTTGTCAAGTACGAAGACATGAAAAAGGATTTAGCTCAAGTCGTTACTGATGTTGCTAGCTTTATCGATATTCCTTTAACCTCAGATTTACTAGATACTGTGGTTGCCGCCAGTGACTTTTCGGCAATGGCAATCAATCCCAAAGCTAATCTGGATTGGGTGCCTCAGCGAGAAGGTATTCCCAAACATATGCGCAAAGGAATTGTCGGAGATTGGAAAAACCACTTTTCTTCAGAAGAGACTAGTATTTTTGATGCTCTATATCAATCCAGAATGGTACAATTTGGTCTGGAATTTGACTTTGAGTTAACCTATAAGAATTTAGAATTTAGAATTTAG
- the cysS gene encoding cysteine--tRNA ligase, translating to MTLHLYNTLTRRKESFESLETGKVRMYCCGITVYDLCHLGHARTCIVWDTARRYLQWRGYDVNYVQNFTDIDDKILNRARREGTSMEAVSERFIDAYFEDMARLNVQEANAYPRATHTLDGIKRLVYELEQKGYAYQADGDVYYSVRRFEEYGKLSGRKLEDLQAGASGRVDVADSIEHKKKDPFDFAVWKSAKPEEPSWESPWGPGRPGWHIECSAMVRDMLGETIDIHTGGSDLVFPHHENEIAQSEAVTGKSLARYWLHNGMVKVDGEKMSKSLGNFTTIRDLLDRPVDPMAVRLFVLMAQYRKPIDFTDDAIASATNGWQTLKEGLLFGHNYGIQLGWDNQSPTATASNSLQVEKTIAQQFQEAVDDDFNFAGGLAVLFEVAKGLRREGNILVHQGKTETPASELEQQWRSLLELAQVLGLEAQPEEETEVSTDGLSDGEIEALIQQRAEARKAKNFELSDRIRDELQAQGITLIDQGGGVTTWHRN from the coding sequence ATGACCCTACACCTTTACAATACCTTAACCCGCCGCAAGGAATCCTTTGAGTCATTGGAAACTGGTAAAGTCCGGATGTACTGCTGCGGCATTACGGTGTATGACTTGTGCCACTTGGGTCATGCTAGAACCTGTATTGTCTGGGATACCGCTCGTCGCTACTTACAATGGCGGGGCTATGATGTGAATTATGTCCAAAATTTTACAGATATTGATGATAAAATCCTGAACCGAGCCCGAAGGGAAGGCACCTCTATGGAGGCAGTGTCTGAACGCTTCATTGATGCCTATTTTGAAGATATGGCACGGCTGAATGTCCAAGAGGCTAATGCTTACCCTCGCGCGACTCATACCTTAGATGGAATCAAGCGACTGGTGTATGAGTTGGAACAAAAGGGCTATGCTTACCAAGCCGATGGGGATGTGTACTATTCAGTGCGTCGGTTTGAGGAGTATGGCAAACTGTCTGGCCGCAAGTTAGAGGATTTGCAAGCAGGAGCCAGTGGACGGGTAGATGTAGCTGACTCTATTGAGCATAAGAAGAAAGACCCCTTTGATTTTGCGGTTTGGAAAAGCGCTAAGCCAGAGGAACCCTCCTGGGAATCCCCTTGGGGACCTGGACGTCCAGGTTGGCATATTGAATGCTCAGCGATGGTGCGAGATATGCTAGGGGAAACGATTGATATTCATACTGGTGGCTCTGACTTGGTTTTCCCCCACCACGAAAATGAAATTGCTCAATCGGAAGCCGTAACTGGTAAGAGCCTAGCCCGTTATTGGTTACACAATGGCATGGTCAAGGTGGATGGAGAGAAAATGTCTAAGTCTCTAGGCAACTTTACTACCATCCGAGACTTACTCGACCGTCCCGTTGACCCGATGGCAGTGCGGCTATTTGTGTTAATGGCGCAATACCGTAAACCAATAGATTTTACTGATGATGCGATCGCATCTGCTACCAATGGCTGGCAAACTCTCAAAGAGGGCTTGCTTTTTGGTCATAACTATGGTATACAATTAGGATGGGATAACCAATCCCCCACAGCCACAGCCTCAAACTCCTTGCAGGTAGAAAAAACAATAGCGCAACAGTTTCAAGAAGCCGTAGATGACGACTTCAACTTTGCTGGAGGGTTAGCGGTATTGTTTGAAGTGGCCAAAGGGTTACGCCGGGAAGGCAATATCCTCGTACATCAGGGTAAAACAGAGACTCCTGCTTCAGAATTAGAGCAGCAATGGCGTAGTCTCCTGGAATTAGCCCAGGTATTAGGATTAGAAGCACAACCGGAAGAAGAAACTGAAGTTTCTACGGATGGATTGAGTGATGGGGAAATTGAGGCACTGATTCAGCAGCGGGCTGAAGCACGGAAAGCCAAGAACTTTGAATTAAGCGATCGCATTCGCGATGAACTGCAAGCTCAAGGGATTACGTTGATTGACCAGGGTGGTGGTGTTACCACGTGGCATCGCAATTAA
- a CDS encoding pentapeptide repeat-containing protein, translating into MKLRQSFIWGISLGLLALLGITWLIINQDNPLEQLRETKKCQNCNLAGLELAREDLKGANLEKANLEGANLAGANLEKANLVGVNLEGANLENANLEKANLSGANLRRANLKKADLLWSNLTQANLEQANLQEANLSHLSAKTIKLERANLREANLSKANLVGINLSGVNLEKANLQEANLAYLEISASLPIDHYLISANLRGANLMGANLERADLRGIDLSDANLSYASLKGAQLDYTLELTDWGYPDKVYRANLKGANLSNTIMPDGSTHQ; encoded by the coding sequence ATGAAACTTAGACAATCGTTTATCTGGGGAATTTCCTTGGGATTGCTTGCCCTTTTGGGAATTACTTGGCTGATTATCAATCAAGACAATCCTCTCGAACAGTTACGGGAAACAAAAAAGTGTCAAAACTGTAATTTAGCAGGGCTAGAACTTGCCAGAGAGGATTTAAAAGGAGCGAATCTGGAAAAGGCTAATTTAGAAGGGGCTAACTTAGCGGGAGCTAATCTAGAAAAAGCGAATTTGGTAGGGGTCAACTTAGAAGGGGCTAACCTAGAAAACGCTAACCTGGAAAAAGCTAACCTCAGTGGGGCTAATCTCCGTAGAGCTAATCTGAAAAAAGCTGACCTTCTTTGGAGCAACCTCACACAAGCTAACTTAGAACAAGCTAATCTCCAAGAAGCCAACTTATCACATCTTTCCGCCAAAACAATTAAACTCGAAAGAGCTAACCTCAGGGAAGCTAATTTATCAAAAGCCAATCTAGTCGGGATTAATCTTAGTGGAGTTAACCTAGAGAAAGCGAATCTCCAAGAAGCAAATCTGGCTTATCTGGAGATAAGTGCTTCATTGCCCATCGATCACTATTTAATAAGTGCCAATCTCAGGGGGGCTAACTTGATGGGAGCGAATCTTGAACGGGCTGACTTAAGGGGAATTGACCTCTCCGATGCCAACCTCTCCTACGCCAGCCTCAAGGGAGCACAACTAGACTATACCTTAGAGCTTACTGATTGGGGTTATCCCGACAAAGTTTACCGTGCCAACCTCAAGGGGGCGAACTTAAGCAATACTATTATGCCTGATGGTAGCACCCATCAATAG